In one Lolium rigidum isolate FL_2022 chromosome 3, APGP_CSIRO_Lrig_0.1, whole genome shotgun sequence genomic region, the following are encoded:
- the LOC124695078 gene encoding putrescine hydroxycinnamoyltransferase 1-like has translation METKVEVQESTLVAPSEQTPRHGLWLSNFDVTAARTHTALVYYYPAPAPTTGFFSPDRLRAALAKALVPFYPLAGRLGRDEDGRLQVDCHGEGALFVVATADCAGEDIFGSYVPSPKIRQAFVPVVPSGEPPCVMSMFQVTFLKCGGVVLGTAIHHALMDGIAAFHFIQTWSGLARGLSLSEACPSPPSHDRTPLRGRSPPHADFDHLAYSSAYLTGPTRPSNTIVYSVSPKLLADLKSRCGPGVSTYGAVTAHLWRCMCVARGLAPGSDTRLRVTVNVRHRLQPPLPRHFSGNAILRDLVTVKVADVLAQPYPGYVADAVRKSLDGVNDAHVRSVIDYLGIESEKGTLEAAPWQLLPESDLWVTGWLGLPMYDADFGWGAPRLVAPAQMFGTGMAYVMQRPHKDDGIVVFVALEPEYARCFEDVFYNQ, from the exons ATGGAGACCAAGGTGGAGGTGCAGGAGTCGACGCTGGTGGCGCCCAGCGAGCAGACGCCGCGGCACGGGCTGTGGCTCTCCAACTTCGACGTCACCGCCGCCAGGACGCACACGGCGCTCGTCTACTACTACCCGGCTCCGGCTCCCACCACCGGCTTCTTCTCGCCGGACCGCCTCAGGGCGGCGCTGGCCAAGGCGCTCGTGCCCTTCTACCCGCTTGCCGGCCGCCTCGGCAGGGACGAGGACGGGCGGCTGCAGGTCGACTGCCATGGTGAAGGCGCGCTCTTCGTCGTCGCAACGGCCGACTGCGCCGGGGAGGACATCTTCGGCAGCTATGTGCCCTCGCCGAAAATCAGACAGGCGTTCGTTCCCGTCGTGCCGTCCGGCGAGCCGCCCTGCGTCATGTCCATGTTTCAG GTGACCTTTCTCAAGTGTGGCGGAGTGGTGCTCGGCACGGCAATCCACCATGCGCTCATGGACGGCATCGCCGCCTTCCACTTCATCCAGACGTGGTCCGGCCTGGCGCGTGGCCTCTCCCTCTCGGAGGCGTGCCCTTCTCCGCCCTCGCACGACCGCACGCCCCTCCGCGGCCGgtcgccgccgcacgccgacttCGACCACCTCGCCTACTCCTCGGCGTATCTCACCGGCCCTACGCGTCCCTCCAACACCATCGTCTACTCCGTCTCCCCGAAGCTCCTGGCCGACCTCAAGTCCAGGTGCGGGCCCGGCGTGTCCACCTACGGCGCCGTGACCGCGCACCTCTGGCGCTGCATGTGCGTCGCGCGCGGGCTGGCGCCGGGCTCCGACACCCGGCTCCGTGTCACCGTCAACGTCCGCCACCGCCTGCAGCCGCCGCTCCCGCGCCACTTCTCCGGAAACGCCATCCTGCGCGACCTCGTCACCGTCAAGGTGGCCGACGTCCTGGCCCAGCCCTACCCCGGGTACGTCGCCGACGCGGTGCGGAAGTCGCTGGACGGCGTGAACGACGCGCACGTGCGGTCGGTGATCGACTACCTGGGGATCGAGTCCGAGAAGGGCACCTTGGAGGCGGCGCCGTGGCAGCTCCTGCCGGAGTCGGACCTGTGGGTGACGGGCTGGCTCGGGCTGCCCATGTACGACGCCGACttcgggtggggcgcgccccggcTGGTCGCTCCCGCACAGATGTTCGGCACCGGCATGGCGTACGTGATGCAGCGCCCCCACAAGGACGACGGCATCGTCGTCTTCGTGGCGCTGGAGCCCGAGTACGCGCGGTGCTTCGAGGACGTCTTctacaaccagtaa